Proteins encoded together in one Microcebus murinus isolate Inina chromosome 18, M.murinus_Inina_mat1.0, whole genome shotgun sequence window:
- the LOC105881712 gene encoding C-C motif chemokine 4 has protein sequence MKFCVAVLSLLVLAAAFCSPALSAPMGSDPPTACCFSYTLRKLPRNFVTDYFETSSLCSQPAVVFQTKRGRQICANPSEPWVQEYMDDLELN, from the exons ATGAAGTTCTGCGTGGCTGTCCTCTCGCTGCTCGTGCTAGCGGCCGCCTTCTGCTCCCCGGCGCTCTCGGCACCAA TGGGCTCAGACCCTCCCACCGCCTGCTGCTTCTCTTACACCCTGCGGAAGCTTCCTCGAAATTTTGTGACAGATTACTTCGAGACCAGCAGCCTCTGCTCGCAGCCAGCCGTGGT ATTCCAGACCAAAAGGGGCAGGCAAATCTGCGCCAACCCCAGCGAGCCCTGGGTCCAGGAGTACATGGATGACCTGGAGCTGAACTGA